One genomic window of Prosthecodimorpha staleyi includes the following:
- a CDS encoding host-nuclease inhibitor Gam family protein has protein sequence MAKRTKTLGINLPVPQNREEAAATLREIGEINRKVARLEATLNDRLSKLKEAAETEAQPLRDAVEAKLNGLKVWA, from the coding sequence CTCGGCATCAATCTGCCGGTGCCGCAGAACCGGGAAGAGGCCGCCGCGACCCTGCGCGAGATCGGCGAGATCAATCGCAAGGTCGCGCGCCTGGAGGCGACGCTCAACGATCGGCTATCCAAGCTCAAGGAGGCGGCCGAGACCGAGGCGCAGCCGCTGCGCGACGCGGTCGAGGCGAAGCTCAACGGCCTGAAGGTCTGGGCGGA